The bacterium genome has a window encoding:
- a CDS encoding metallophosphoesterase: MKQAVDNRRKGKRMIFFFSLLIAGICFAADGIPPEDSLGNTEDPNCCTLWRGDRIHISDPDPGTGCLFRIHEVNKTGNNHLAYTFFFMNDIHIGGIIGKDDYDEPGYAPDTSDGVDVNGPGSYPWNHLIAATNLINTYYDANLGSGVENGEAVFAIIGGDLSNTAEKAELQHAAKGLYRLHLPWIPLPGNHDLWPNA, from the coding sequence ATGAAACAAGCTGTAGACAATAGACGAAAAGGGAAGAGAATGATATTTTTCTTCTCGTTACTGATAGCAGGAATATGTTTTGCCGCAGACGGGATTCCGCCTGAAGACTCTCTCGGCAATACGGAAGACCCGAACTGCTGTACACTCTGGAGAGGCGATAGGATCCATATTTCAGACCCTGATCCAGGAACGGGTTGTCTGTTTCGGATTCACGAAGTAAATAAAACAGGCAATAATCATCTTGCCTATACATTTTTCTTCATGAATGATATTCACATCGGAGGCATAATTGGAAAAGATGATTACGACGAGCCAGGTTATGCCCCTGACACATCAGACGGCGTTGACGTTAACGGTCCGGGATCGTATCCATGGAATCACTTAATTGCCGCGACCAATCTGATAAATACTTACTATGATGCAAACCTGGGCTCTGGAGTAGAGAACGGCGAAGCAGTTTTTGCGATTATCGGCGGTGATCTTTCGAATACGGCTGAAAAAGCGGAGCTGCAACATGCTGCTAAAGGGCTTTACAGACTTCACCTTCCGTGGATACCACTGCCTGGCAATCACGATTTGTGGCCTAATGCTTGA